The following are encoded together in the Neomonachus schauinslandi chromosome X, ASM220157v2, whole genome shotgun sequence genome:
- the LOC123323386 gene encoding melanoma-associated antigen B17-like yields MPRGQKSKVRAREKRHQGRGEAQSLGGAPAAAAAAAAAEEPPRSPPPGVGAMPPGSPEAGPPPQPQGAPAPGSPGADPPGPPRDQGAQNAEAAAAPAPRAARKDPLTRKASVLVQFLLEKHGTGEPITRAALLKMVSRKYREHFPEIFRLTSERMELVFGLELREVDTRSQSYTLVSKLSLPSDGNKGLPKTGLLMALLGVIFMKGNRATEEEVWEFLNVLGVQEGRRHLIFGEPRKLITQDLVHQGYLEYRAVPASDPPRHEFLWGPRARAETSKMQVLQVLAKINDTVPSCFPELYEEALQEQKERAAARGWRRV; encoded by the coding sequence ATGCCTCGGGGCCAGAAGAGCAAGGTCCGTGCCCGGGAGAAACGCCACCAGGGCCGCGGTGAGGCTCAGAGTCTCGGGGGTGCTCCTGCTGCGGCAGCAGCAGCCGCCGCAGCAGAGGagcccccccgctcccccccgccCGGCGTGGGGGCGATGCCCCCGGGCTCCCCCGAGGCGGGTCCGCCCCCGCAGCCCCAGGGCGCCCCGGCCCCTGGGTCTCCTGGCGCGGACCCTCCAGGCCCGCCACGTGACCAGGGCGCCCAGAACGCGGAggccgccgccgccccggcccCCCGGGCCGCCCGCAAAGACCCCCTCACCCGCAAGGCCAGCGTGCTGGTGCAGTTCCTGCTGGAGAAGCACGGCACCGGGGAGCCCATCACGCGGGCCGCGCTGCTGAAGATGGTCAGCAGGAAGTACCGCGAGCACTTCCCCGAGATCTTCAGGCTCACCTCGGAGCGCATGGAGCTGGTCTTCGGGCTCGAGCTCAGGGAGGTCGATACCCGCAGCCAGTCCTACACCCTGGTCAGCAAGCTGTCCCTCCCGAGCGACGGCAACAAGGGGCTGCCCAAGACCGGCCTCCTGATGGCGCTCCTGGGCGTGATCTTCATGAAGGGCAACCGCGCCACCGAGGAGGAGGTCTGGGAGTTCCTCAACGTGCTGGGCGtccaggagggcaggaggcaCCTGATCTTCGGCGAGCCCCGGAAGCTCATCACCCAAGACCTGGTGCACCAGGGCTACCTGGAGTACCGCGCGGTGCCCGCCAGCGACCCTCCGCGCCACGAGTTCCTGTGGGGCCCGCGAGCCCGCGCGGAGACCAGCAAGATGCAGGTGCTGCAGGTCCTGGCCAAGATCAACGACACCGTGCCCAGCTGCTTCCCCGAGCTGTACGAGGAGGCGCTGCAAGAGCAGAAGGAGCGCGCGGCGGCCCGTGGCTGGCGCCGCGTCTAG